DNA from Halobaculum sp. XH14:
CGACCGCGGTAGAGGGACAGGAGGACGGCGTGGCCGACGACGACCAGGAGCGCGGCCACGAGCGCGAGGGTGCCGCCGGTGACCGACGCCACGTTGAACGAGAGCACCTGCAGGAACGGGATCGCCGTGACGAGCGCGATGCTGCGTCGGGACGCTCCCGCGAGGAGCGCGCTGACGACGTAGAGGGCGGGGTAGCCGACCATGTCGTTCGAGACGCTCGCCACGTTGATCGACCCGCCGGCGACCGCGATGCTGCCGACGCCGAGCGCCTGGAGGCCGGTCGTGACCGCGCCGAAGCCGACCACGAACAGCACGGGGAGACAGTACGGGTGTCGCTGGTCGGGGTTCTGCCACAGCCAGCCGCCAAGCACGGCGAGCGCGACGGCGTAGACGCCGGCCGTGATGGCGTAGACGGTCGGGTCGCTAATCATCGTCATCACCCGTCACGGCGCCGGCCCCGGAAGCCAGCGGCTCGGCGTCGGCCGGTGCCGACCCCCGGGTCTCGAACGCGCTCAGCATGGAGCGCAGGTCCCCGGCCCGCCCGACCAGCGCGTCGGTCCGGCCGCGGACGTCGCTCATCGTCTCGGCGGTCTCGTCGGCCGTCGCGGCCAGGTCGCGGGACCGGTCGGCAACGTCGACGGCGACCTCCCGGACGTCCTCGACCGCGGCGGCGACCTCCTCGGTGGCGGCCGCGCCGTCGTCGGTCGCGTTGGAGATCTCGGCCATCGCGTCGTCCACCTCGTCGATCGTCCGGGTCAGTTCCTGGAGCGTCTCGCTCGTCTCGTTGACCGTTCCCACGCTCTCGGTGATCTGGCCGGAGGTGTCGTCCATCTCCGCGCTCACGTCCTCGAAGTGGGTCCGCGCGCGATCGACGATCTCGCCGATCTCCCCGACCGCCTCCTGGGTCTCGGTCGCGAGCTGTTTCACCTCCGCGGCGACGACCGCGAAGCCGTCGCCGGCCGCGTCGGCCCGTGCGGCCTCGATGTTGGCGTTCAGCGCGAGCATGTTGGTCTGTTCCGCGATGTCGTCGATGAGGTCGGTCGTCTCCGCGACGTCGTCCATCTGCTCGTCGAGTTCCCCGATCAGCCGGCCGAGCTCCTCGACGGTCCCCTCGATCGCGTCGATGGCCTCGATCGCCTCCGCGGCGCGCTCGGAGCCGCGTTCGCCGACCGCGGCGGCGTCGGTCGCCCGCCCGGCCACCTCGTCGGTGGTGGACGCGACCTCCTCGATCGTCGCCGAGAGCGTGTTCGCCTCCTCGACGGCGCTGCCGAGCTGGTCGGCCTGATCCACGATGTCGTCGGCGAGCGTGCGGATCTCGGACGCGAGCGACCCGTTCAGTTCCTCCACGGTTTCGGCGTCCTCGGCGACCGCCTCGCTGGCCCGCTCGACGTCGCCCGCGAACTCGATGATCTCGTCGATCGTCGTCGAGAGCTCGCCGACCATGCCGTCGTACGCGACCCCGATGCGCTCGATCGCCTCGATGTCGTCGTCGACGTCGAGCCGGGCCGTGAGGTCGCCGTCGGCGACCGCCGACATCGCGTCGCCGATCTCGCCCGCGCTGTCCAGAAGCGCATCGTTGCGCTCCTCCGCCACCGTTTGGGCACGCTCTGCATCCTCGCGTGCGGCCTCCGACTCCTCGAACGCCTCCGAGAGCGACAGCCGCATCGTGTCGAACGACGCCGCGAGCCGTCCGAACTCGTCCGCGCGTCGGCTCTCTGGCGAGACGTCGAGGTCGCCCGCCTCGATGGCCTCCGCGGCCGTCGTGAGCTTCTTCAGTTCCACGCCGACGCTCCCGCCGAGGACGATGGCGAGCAGCCCGATGTGGAGCGAGACGACGAACAGCGTGCCCGCGATCGCAGAGAGTCCGGAGCCCCCGGCGGTCGTCGCGTACCACGCGAACAGCCCGCCGAACGCGAGCGTCCCCGCGAGCGTGACGAGCAGCGCCGTCGCGATGCGCCTGCTGTACTTCCTGGTGAACCACCGACCGCGTTCGGTGACTGACATCTACCCGACGCTCCCGACTTCGCCCGCAAATACGTTCGCCCCAAATTATCAGTTCGAACAACTTACCCCCGTGTCATTGGCTATCGAGGCCCGAGACCACCGCATTTACCGTCTGAATAACGATATTATTTCGTATACTATCGCGGTTTTCTCACCCGAGTCAGGGTCGAATACTTCCGCGAAATCACGGCTCGCTCGGGGACGGTCGTCCCTGGAGTGCGGTCAGTGCGTCGAGGGTGTAAGGTTCGAGCGTCGAGTGAGTGTGAGAACCGGTGAGCGGATGGGCCCTGAGGGGACGGAAATCCGGGGGTACTGCCCGATTTCACAGGCCGACCGTTTGCCAAGTGATGTGCTGGGGAACTCGTCATAGGTCAGGGAGGTAATCGCGCCGCTGTTCTGCTTTCTCACGGGAACTCCGCCGGTCATAGTGCTCATCGAGGATTCCGCTACTCGCGTCGAGTCGGTCGGAGACGATCCGACGCGGAACGTCGTCCCGACGGTACGCGGTCACTCGTCCGCTCCGAACGTCATGCGGCGAGCGGGCAGACGGGCACTTACTCGCGTGGTCGGTCTGGGTCGCCAAGCACTCGTCTACCTCCCTGTCGTGAGGGCAGCCGGCTCCGCGCCAGCACGGACGCGTCATCCGATACAGGGTGTCCCGAAGCGTCGAGATCGAGGGGCGACCGTACTGTGTCGTGATCAGCGGTTCGCGGGCGTACTCGTCCCGAACATTGTCCCGCGGGCCGTCGATGTAGTCCTCGAGGATACGGGAAATGTACGGACTGATCGCATTCCAGCGCTCCCCGCGCTCCTTGTTCTTGAGCGGGGTATCCGACTCCGGGCGGTGCCGGAACTGGAGTCCCGGCCGCTCGGCGTCCAGGTCGAGATCGCCCAGGTCGAGTGACCGAATCCCACCGACGCGCGCGCCGGTGTGCCACATCATCAGGAGGATAACGTGCTCCCGACTCGCGTACTTGTAGCGGTCTAAGTACTCCAGAATGTCACCGACGCGCTCGGGTTCGAGCGTCGTCTCACTCACGTTCTGTCCGTCGTTCACGATCGGAAGCGGGACGTCGGACCGGAGGTCATCGCGCACCGCGTCGATTTCCTCCGCGAACCGGAGGAACGCGCGCAGTGTCGCCAACTGGCCGCGCAGCGTTACCGGGGCGATCGGGTCGCGGTCGTCGCCGTTCCCCTCTCGCCGCCAGACGCGATATCGGTAGAGATCCCGTCCGGCGAGGTCGTTCAGGTTCTCGACGCCCTCCTCTTCGCACCACTGCCGGAACGCGTCGAGCCGGTAGCTCTGTCCCTGAATCGTCTGCTCGGTCAGCTCGTCCCGGCGGGCTTCGAGATACATCTCGATGCCCTCTTTCGGGGAAAGCGGGTCGAGCCCGTCACTCATCGTTCGACACCTCGGTTGCGGTTCGGCCCATCATCACGTCGGGCTGATGGGACTGGGTTGGAAATATTCGAGCACCCTTGCTACGGTGAAAGTAAATCCACTTTCGCCGCGCACGGCGGTGATCGGTCGCTCGGGCTACCGAGTCGTCGTCGGGGGTTTCATGCGCCCCCAGCAGGATTGCTGACATGGCTTTCGTGCCTGGTCACGGAAGCCCACGCGGGCCCGCTGTCCCAGCAGCGGGGTCCGCTTGCGTTCTACGGTGGACCCATCGAGCAGTGACGAGTCCGCGAGATGCTTCCGCTATCTGTTTGCGTATTGTAGTGAGTTAATAAAGGTGACCCTATTTAGGCTTGAAATGTATATTTGAGGTTTCTTCTGTCACCTACCAGAGTCGTTAAGAGTGTCTCCGTGTGTTACCTTGCCAATGAAGCCACGCCCACCGTGGGCAAGTAAGTACGATGAGCCAATTCTTGAATTATTAGACGATTCTGAAACAGTTCTTCCGCCTGCTGCTGTAGAGTTTAATTTGGATTACAAGGGTATTGCATCACCTGCATACTCTACAGTCAAGCGAAGGATGAGAAAACTCGCTGAACACGGTTTCCTAAACCGGGTTGAAGGAAAATCTGGATACTATGTCATAAGTGATTGTGGTAGAGCATATCTTTCTGGAGAACTGGATGCCGACGATTTCTGATCTACTATATTGCGCTCGGTCCACACAAGGGAGCCACTCCCGCAATGGCTTCAATCGGCCATCCCTCAATTTGAGAGAGAAGCTGGTACACGAGCTGGACGAGACATTTCTGATTGAGATTTAAACTACAGGAGAAAAGAAAACCGCGTCGAAACTATTTATACGAGCCTTTTTAACCGTTTAAATTCGTCAGAGTTAGCAATCTCATCTAGTGATGTCTCCCAGTCATCATAAATATCTGATTCGATTTCATCAACGTATTCGTCGATTTCAGTAGATATCTGTTTGTATAGCGCTTTAGCACGCCTAATTTTGGATCTTGCTTTTTCAACTCTCTTCGGGAGGTTTTTGCCTTCATATGAGGAGGCGATATGGTCACAGGCCCAAACGTAGTGATCCCAAGAACCCTCCGCCTTACCCCATCCTGTGTTCGCTGGTGTGACTGACCCATCGAACAGATCGCTTTCATATGGAGACTTGGTGCGGATTTTTTCTTCATCAAAACCTGGTTCTTTATATAGCTCATCGAGGAGGCTATCAGGCCTAATTGATGTGAGTAACTCGTCGGAATAGTATCTAATAACAGGCGTTCTAATCTGAGTTTCGTCTGGAACAATCCACCTTTCTGTATCGAAACTCCTCAAATTCTTGTAGTGTCCAGAGCCAACTGCATTGACCCCAATAGCGAATAGGAGATGAGCGATTTGGTGAGTGTGCGCAGCGATAACATTGTATCTATTAACCCTAAGTGTCGCCATCAATTCGAGGTAAGAGGTTACTTTTTCCACACCTTGTAATGGCAACCTCGTGTCTCTATCTGAATATGATACTGAAACATAGAACCCATCAGTATCCAATTCTGTTGCCGAATCCATCAATTGATTTCGGATTTCAAGGTTCGTTAAACGATCGCCATTAACGGGTAGAGAAAGATAGACCGGAATATCTCTCCCCTCAGACCGTGCAATTTCTAGGAATGCCTCAGTGAAATCTTGCCAATCATCGATTTCCTCTGCCGAAAGTTCTCCGAGATATGACGATGGAGAGAGATAGGCATTAGTGTCATAATCATCTTGCGCCTCGATAACCAATTTTAGAAATTCGTCTCTCCGTTCTGTATCAAATAATACGCCGCTAGTATAGTCCTCACCACCGTATTTCTCGTGGTATTCATATTCATTCAGATCCTTCCGATCCCCCTGACCAGGTAGGTAAAGGTGGGGATCAAACAGTGTGACTAAGTCTTCAGAATTTAAGCTATTGGCCAGCTCCTTGTTCACTTCCGGTTTATAGTCTGTCGGGCTGAGTATAGCACCGTCAAGATGGTCTCCCTCAATTGCGTCATAGACGCGGTTCTTTCCATGATGCCCAACCTGAATTAGGTAGCTTGGTTTGTCAAACATTAGTTAGTCACCTCCAAGCTATCAAAGAAATCCTCCGCAAACTCCGGTTTTCGGAACCGTTTACTTGGGACCGGATTAGTTAACGTATCGAAGAAATAATCTAAGTCTTCTCCTTCATCCCCATCAATATAATCTGTTAGACTTTGTTTATCGCCGTCACAGATTGCGTCTGTTACGGACTTTCCTCTGTCCTTAAATGGATGAACTCCTGTAATTGTCTCAAACATAACGACCCCAGATGAGAATAGATCTGTCTTGATACTTTGCTTACTCTTATCGTAATCAAGCTGCTCAGGAGCACCATAGAAAGGCGTCCCAAGTCGATCAAGATGATCCGGAGTCAAACTTTCCTTTTCCTCAAACCGCATGATTCCAACGTCCAAAAGCCGAATTTCTTCATCATCGGTTACCATGATATTGGCTGGTTTGATATCTCGATGAATCATCTCTTTCTCGTCAAATTCCTTAAGTATATCCAAGAGTGTAGAAATTGTATACAGGCCAAAATCAAGTCCGAAGTTTCCATCTCCAATGTACTGTTCCAGTGTTTGGCCATTAATATATTCTTCAAATATAATGAATGTTTGTCTTCCATCGATTTCTTCTTCATAGTAATCGATCAGATCAACAAATGTGTTCGACTCAATTTCTTTCATGGCTTCCCCTTCTCGATGAGCGCGCCTTCTTCTACTTCTGCGATCTACCGGTAGAAGTTTTAGAACGACCTCTTCGCCCCTATCATTGACGAGGAATACATCTTTGAACCCGCCAGAATCAATATGTTCTATTAGTTCGAGACCATCGAAGTGGGATTCAACCACATCGATATCATAAAACTTTGGCATTTAACTGCAATCTATAACTCCAACCGTAAATACTTCTAGGCTGACTTCTCGATGAGAGTGCTTTCGTTCAGCTTCCAACGATATAGCTCCGAATGGGGATTACCGCGACCTGGTTTATGATGCATGTAGCAATCCCCACTCTGGTCAATTGATAACAATCCAATATTGCGGCTTTTGAATTGTTCAAGATTATCCAAAGCAGGTTCAATATGGTCGTGGTCAAGAGCTACAAATTTATATTCTGCAAACGAACGTCCTCGGGATGCTTGTTTAATTGCTTTTTGCCATTTTCTTAACTTCAATTCAACTGCGACTGTTGTAGTTATGTGCCGCCGCAGATCGCAGGCAGTTTTAATTTTTCCTTCTTCCTCTTCTTGGACAAAGCCTCGATCCTTCAACCAGTTCAAGGACTCCCGTTTATACCGCCGCTTCAAGGCACCAATTTGATAGAAGTACTCCTCGGTGACAGCGCCATCTCTCGCATGCAACTGGAGGAATGTAATTAGGACATTCTTGTCCTCGATTGGTGTCTCTAGATTGAGCCGTTTAGTTCGTCTTTCCCAATATGGCTCTGAGACATTTACGAATACTAAATCAGTTCTTCCAGTCCCATATCCAAATTCAGTAAGAACCTCATAGTCTTTCTTACGTAAGGTTGAGGGTATTAGGTCCTGTGCCACATCCTTCATATCGTCCTCTGAATCAAATCCCATCAATTATCCTCCATTTTGGTCCGAGTCGTGGGCACCTTTTGGATTTAATGAATTAATAATACTTGGCATCTGGAATGTTCCGAAGGCAAATATTTTTTGGTTGTGAAAATGTAATATTAGCCGAAATTAACCCTTCATCGACCCTCTCGCCTTGGCCAGTGAACTAACTGGATCATACGAAAGTACGCGGTCAGCCGCTTTCGGTTCCACAAGACCGTGATCGACGAGGTGACCGGCCATCATCTCCGGATCATGTATCGCA
Protein-coding regions in this window:
- a CDS encoding methyl-accepting chemotaxis protein, whose product is MSVTERGRWFTRKYSRRIATALLVTLAGTLAFGGLFAWYATTAGGSGLSAIAGTLFVVSLHIGLLAIVLGGSVGVELKKLTTAAEAIEAGDLDVSPESRRADEFGRLAASFDTMRLSLSEAFEESEAAREDAERAQTVAEERNDALLDSAGEIGDAMSAVADGDLTARLDVDDDIEAIERIGVAYDGMVGELSTTIDEIIEFAGDVERASEAVAEDAETVEELNGSLASEIRTLADDIVDQADQLGSAVEEANTLSATIEEVASTTDEVAGRATDAAAVGERGSERAAEAIEAIDAIEGTVEELGRLIGELDEQMDDVAETTDLIDDIAEQTNMLALNANIEAARADAAGDGFAVVAAEVKQLATETQEAVGEIGEIVDRARTHFEDVSAEMDDTSGQITESVGTVNETSETLQELTRTIDEVDDAMAEISNATDDGAAATEEVAAAVEDVREVAVDVADRSRDLAATADETAETMSDVRGRTDALVGRAGDLRSMLSAFETRGSAPADAEPLASGAGAVTGDDDD
- a CDS encoding tyrosine-type recombinase/integrase: MSDGLDPLSPKEGIEMYLEARRDELTEQTIQGQSYRLDAFRQWCEEEGVENLNDLAGRDLYRYRVWRREGNGDDRDPIAPVTLRGQLATLRAFLRFAEEIDAVRDDLRSDVPLPIVNDGQNVSETTLEPERVGDILEYLDRYKYASREHVILLMMWHTGARVGGIRSLDLGDLDLDAERPGLQFRHRPESDTPLKNKERGERWNAISPYISRILEDYIDGPRDNVRDEYAREPLITTQYGRPSISTLRDTLYRMTRPCWRGAGCPHDREVDECLATQTDHASKCPSARSPHDVRSGRVTAYRRDDVPRRIVSDRLDASSGILDEHYDRRSSREKAEQRRDYLPDL
- a CDS encoding serine/threonine protein kinase codes for the protein MPKFYDIDVVESHFDGLELIEHIDSGGFKDVFLVNDRGEEVVLKLLPVDRRSRRRRAHREGEAMKEIESNTFVDLIDYYEEEIDGRQTFIIFEEYINGQTLEQYIGDGNFGLDFGLYTISTLLDILKEFDEKEMIHRDIKPANIMVTDDEEIRLLDVGIMRFEEKESLTPDHLDRLGTPFYGAPEQLDYDKSKQSIKTDLFSSGVVMFETITGVHPFKDRGKSVTDAICDGDKQSLTDYIDGDEGEDLDYFFDTLTNPVPSKRFRKPEFAEDFFDSLEVTN